The following are encoded in a window of Ricinus communis isolate WT05 ecotype wild-type chromosome 4, ASM1957865v1, whole genome shotgun sequence genomic DNA:
- the LOC8277077 gene encoding UDP-glycosyltransferase 88A1 has translation MEEAIVLYPTPAIGHLISMVELGKLILSCRPSCSIHILILAAPYEAGSTAPFIAKVSATIPQIKFHHLPIITLPSAPTTHHETLTFEVIRLSNINVHQTLLSISETSTISAFIMDFFCAASLSVPTELNIPGYFFFTSGASCLALLLYFPTIHQNTTKSFKDLNTFLDVPGAPLVLASDLPKPTLDRNDKAYECFLDCAKCFYKSSGIIVNTFELLEPKAVKSISDGRCIPNATTPPVYCIGPLIVTNNKRGDNNTSNGAPQCLTWLDSQPSKSVVFLCFGSLGLFSKEQLREIAIGLERSGQRFLWVVRNPPSNNQSLAISAQPEPDLDSLLPDGFLDRTKGRGFVMKSWAPQLAVLNHDSVGGFVTHCGWNSVLESVCAGVPLIAWPLYAEQRFNKVLLVEEIKIALPMNESENGFITALEVEKRVNELMESEAANTVREQTIAMQKASKAAVTEVGSSHAALSKLIDSWKGK, from the coding sequence ATGGAAGAGGCCATAGTTCTATACCCAACACCAGCAATAGGCCACTTAATATCAATGGTAGAGCTGGGCAAGCTCATACTTTCCTGCCGTCCTTCCTGTTCCATTCATATACTAATTCTCGCAGCACCTTATGAGGCCGGATCCACTGCTCCTTTCATCGCTAAGGTCTCTGCCACAATTCCCCAGATCAAATTCCATCATCTTCCCATCATCACTCTCCCTTCCGCTCCCACCACACACCATGAAACTCTCACTTTTGAGGTCATCCGTCTCAGTAATATTAATGTCCACCAGACTCTTCTCTCCATTTCCGAAACCTCCACCATTAGCGCCTTTATTATGGACTTCTTTTGTGCTGCTTCTCTATCTGTTCCGACAGAACTTAACATTCCtggttattttttctttacttctgGTGCTAGTTGTCTTGctcttttattgtattttcCAACTATTCATCAAAACACTACAAAAAGTTTCAAAGATCTTAATACCTTTCTTGATGTTCCTGGTGCGCCACTAGTACTTGCCTCTGACTTGCCAAAACCGACTCTTGATCGCAATGATAAGGCCTATGAATGCTTCCTAGACTGCGCCAAATGCTTTTATAAATCATCTGGAATTATAGTGAACACCTTTGAACTGCTAGAGCCAAAAGCTGTGAAGTCAATATCAGATGGACGATGCATACCCAATGCCACCACACCACCTGTTTATTGTATTGGGCCGTTAATAGTAACCAATAATAAAAGGGGTGATAACAACACCAGTAATGGCGCCCCACAGTGTTTAACATGGCTTGATTCGCAGCCAAGTAAAAGTGTTGTTTTTCTATGTTTTGGAAGCTTAGGGCTGTTCTCAAAGGAACAATTGAGAGAAATAGCAATTGGGTTGGAGAGAAGTGGCCAAAGGTTCTTATGGGTAGTGCGTAATCCTCCTTCCAATAACCAAAGCTTAGCCATCTCAGCGCAACCAGAACCCGATTTGGACTCATTACTGCCTGATGGATTCTTGGACCGTACTAAAGGAAGGGGTTTCGTGATGAAGTCATGGGCTCCGCAACTAGCAGTACTGAATCATGATTCGGTTGGTGGATTTGTGACTCATTGCGGCTGGAATTCGGTGCTTGAATCAGTTTGTGCAGGTGTACCACTTATTGCATGGCCACTGTACGCAGAGCAAAGGTTCAATAAGGTATTACTAGTAGAAGAGATTAAAATCGCTTTGCCAATGAACGAGTCTGAAAACGGGTTTATAACCGCATTAGAGGTGGAGAAACGAGTTAATGAGCTGATGGAGTCCGAGGCGGCCAACACAGTGAGAGAGCAAACCATTGCTATGCAAAAAGCATCCAAGGCTGCAGTTACTGAGGTGGGTTCCTCTCACGCTGCGTTATCCAAACTCATCGACTCATGGAAGGGCAAGTAA
- the LOC8277074 gene encoding ABC transporter G family member 8, whose protein sequence is MEVKSQSSVSQPLPLPLPLPPPPPSPPPPPASLKTYKLTASSISYAKSTTITNSITPFFLFKHCTTTPPTYILRDVSFTAYPSQILAIVGPSGAGKSSLLDILAARTSPTSGTLLFNSSPVNPSSFRKLSAYVPQHDACLPMLTVSETFIFTGHLLHPKSSEIATTVDSLLRELNLTHLANARLAIGLSGGERRRVSIGLSLLQDPRFLLLDEPTSGLDSKSALNVMQTLKSIATSRLRTVILSIHQPSFKILSTIDNILLLSKGTVVHHGTLFSLQSFLLSNGFTVPPQLNALEYAMEILNQLQESNPCTPSSLPPSSDDDAAITSPCDNKARDVRYRSSRIHEILVLYSRFWKIIYRTRQLLLTNTLEALIVGLVLGTIYINIGYDKQGIEKRFGLFAFTLTFLLSSTTETLPIFINERPILLRETSSGVYRLSSYLVANTLVFLPYLLAVAIIYSVSVYFLVGLCASWQAFAYFVLVIWVILLMANSFVLFLSSLAPNYIAGTSLVTVLLAAFFLFSGYFISQDSMPKYWLFMHFLSMYKYALDALLINEYSCLLTKCFLWYEETKTCMVTGSDVLQKRGLHEKHKWTNIYVLIGFFVFYRVLCLMLLIRRVSRSKK, encoded by the coding sequence ATGGAAGTCAAATCACAATCTTCGGTATCCCAACCCCTACCTCTACCTCTACCGCTACCACCGCCACCTCCATCGCCGCCGCCACCACCTGCCTCTCTTAAGACATATAAGTTAACAGCCTCATCAATCTCCTATGCTAAATCCACCACCATAACAAATAGCATTACACCATTCTTCCTCTTCAAGCACTGCACTACAACCCCACCAACTTACATCCTCCGCGATGTGTCATTCACAGCTTATCCATCTCAAATTCTTGCCATCGTTGGGCCCAGCGGAGCAGGAAAATCTTCTCTTTTAGACATTTTAGCTGCAAGAACTTCCCCAACTAGTGGCACTCTCCTCTTCAACTCCTCCCCTGTCAATCCTTCATCGTTCCGCAAGCTATCAGCTTATGTTCCTCAACACGATGCATGCCTTCCTATGCTCACTGTTTCCGAAACTTTCATATTCACTGGTCATCTTCTCCACCCTAAATCATCAGAAATCGCTACTACTGTTGATTCTCTTCTCAGAGAGCTGAACTTAACACACTTGGCCAACGCTCGGCTAGCTATTGGCCTATCTGGCGGTGAACGTAGACGAGTATCAATAGGGCTGAGCCTCCTCCAAGACCCGAGGTTCTTACTTCTTGATGAACCCACTTCGGGACTTGACAGTAAATCAGCTCTTAATGTTATGCAAACTCTCAAGTCCATTGCTACTTCACGTCTTCGAACTGTGATTTTGTCCATTCACCAACCAAGCTTCAAGATCCTCTCTACTATCGATAATATACTATTGTTATCTAAAGGAACTGTTGTTCATCATGGAACGCTTTTTTCTCTACAAAGTTTTTTGCTCTCTAATGGCTTTACTGTCCCTCCCCAGCTCAATGCACTCGAATATgctatggaaattttgaatCAGCTACAAGAGAGTAATCCTTGTACTCCTTCATCTCTCCCTCCATCCTCAGATGATGATGCTGCCATAACTTCTCCTTGTGATAATAAAGCAAGAGATGTCAGATACAGGAGTTCAAGAATCCATGAAATCCTTGTTCTTTATAGTAGGTTTTGGAAGATTATTTATAGAACAAGACAGcttttattgacaaatacattAGAAGCTCTTATAGTTGGCCTTGTTTTAGGAACAATCTATATCAACATTGGATATGACAAGCAAGGTATTGAAAAGAGGTTCGGTCTATTTGCCTTCACTCTTACGTTTCTTCTCTCTTCCACTACTGAAACACTCCCAATCTTTATCAATGAAAGGCCAATTCTCCTAAGAGAAACTTCAAGTGGGGTTTATAGATTATCATCTTATCTAGTAGCAAACACTCTTGTCTTCTTGCCATACTTGCTTGCAGTCGCTATCATTTACTCCGTTTCAGTTTATTTTTTGGTGGGTCTTTGCGCTTCCTGGCAAGCTTTTGCTTACTTTGTTTTAGTTATATGGGTAATTCTGCTGATGGCAAACTCATTTGTTCTATTCTTGAGCTCTCTTGCTCCAAATTATATAGCTGGAACTTCACTGGTGACCGTACTTCTTGCCGCATTCTTTCTCTTCTCCGGCTATTTCATTTCACAAGATAGCATGCCTAAGTACTGGCTTTTCATGCATTTTTTGTCCATGTACAAGTATGCTCTTGACGCACTTCTCATCAATGAGTATTCTTGCCTTTTAACTAAGTGTTTCTTGTGGTATGAGGAAACCAAGACTTGCATGGTGACTGGGAGCGATGTATTGCAGAAGAGAGGGCTCCATGAGAAGCACAAATGGACCAACATTTACGTTTTGATTGGATTCTTCGTGTTCTACCGTGTGCTTTGTTTGATGTTATTGATCAGAAGGGTTTCAAGATCAAAAAAATGA